A window of the Hevea brasiliensis isolate MT/VB/25A 57/8 chromosome 6, ASM3005281v1, whole genome shotgun sequence genome harbors these coding sequences:
- the LOC131180623 gene encoding uncharacterized protein LOC131180623, producing the protein MEEDIDLYKQLGKGSCYGDDECMWLSSVVSSPSSLFEDYRSSTSMHVFVDDKLLISWLSRLENSFLYLDKGSVLFDDPRVNVNPEEEESCLTALQRTILVTEDILKDDLMEEKQLTSLLKSRRNATSDSTMNNSESSRSSFEQFCEDSLSCNNFLIPCSTVFDFPSSCSQISDSDKTSFLVSLVNLDGEDSQWISSDTELELDYFQTGFPSPSCKSCEVSLPSSNVSTPSEVKDEQPRYCALLEHTFSDQEVDLEDFDTDEPLFWPSQWKQDWNCEDTWKCFSMSPRNCMTKPGSLQETSSKLVKSKFQVTKMDTKEGCRKRLEFSKGSTASTLLEWKQRSKNNCIKKINSAPSGLRKSNKISMKIVPMEMENDLKERKDRQVPIPQSNCSDRDFLEDDITKNGELPIETLLGLGEFDGHEGVDSEFNEDNFSLDESL; encoded by the coding sequence ATGGAAGAAGACATTGATCTTTATAAACAGCTTGGCAAGGGTAGTTGCTATGGTGATGACGAGTGTATGTGGCTCTCTTCAGTTGTTTCTTCTCCTTCATCACTCTTTGAAGACTACAGATCTTCTACTTCAATGCATGTTTTTGTTGATGACAAATTGTTGATTTCATGGTTGTCAAGATTGGAAAACTCTTTTCTTTATCTAGATAAAGGAAGTGTCCTTTTTGATGATCCAAGAGTAAATGTAAATCCTGAGGAGGAGGAATCATGTTTAACTGCTCTTCAGCGGACAATTTTGGTCACAGAAGATATTTTGAAGGACGATTTAATGGAAGAAAAGCAATTGACTTCACTATTGAAATCACGCAGGAATGCTACATCAGATTCCACCATGAACAATTCAGAGAGTTCCAGGTCTTCTTTTGAGCAGTTCTGTGAGGACTCATTAAGTTGCAACAACTTTTTGATACCTTGTAGCACCGTCTTTGATTTTCCTTCTTCTTGCTCTCAGATATCAGATTCTGACAAGACAAGTTTCTTGGTATCTTTAGTGAATCTTGATGGTGAAGATTCCCAATGGATTTCATCAGATACAGAATTGGAGTTAGATTACTTCCAAACAGGTTTTCCTAGCCCATCTTGCAAGAGTTGTGAGGTCTCTTTACCCAGTTCCAATGTTTCAACACCTAGTGAAGTGAAAGATGAACAACCACGGTACTGTGCATTATTGGAGCATACATTTTCAGATCAGGAAGTAGATTTGGAAGATTTCGATACAGATGAACCTCTTTTCTGGCCTTCCCAGTGGAAACAAGATTGGAATTGTGAGGATACTTGGAAATGCTTTTCAATGTCTCCTCGTAACTGTATGACAAAGCCTGGATCTCTTCAAGAGACCTCTTCTAAATTAGTTAAATCAAAATTCCAAGTCACAAAAATGGATACCAAAGAGGGCTGTAGGAAAAGACTTGAGTTCAGCAAAGGTTCAACAGCGTCAACTTTATTGGAATGGAAACAAAGAAGCAAAAACAACTGTATCAAGAAAATCAACTCTGCCCCTTCAGGATTGAGAAAATCAAACAAAATTTCAATGAAAATAGTACCTATGGAAATGGAAAATGATCTGAAAGAGAGAAAAGATAGACAAGTTCCTATCCCACAATCAAATTGTTCAGATAGAGATTTCTTGGAGGATGATATCACAAAAAATGGAGAACTTCCAATTGAGACGCTATTAGGACTTGGCGAGTTTGACGGGCATGAAGGGGTGGATTCAGAATTCAATGAAGATAATTTCTCACTGGATGAATCTCTGTGA